One stretch of Deltaproteobacteria bacterium DNA includes these proteins:
- a CDS encoding periplasmic heavy metal sensor: protein MKTLCLMLTLIVPGAALAQAEPPPLDAKAEKHLRTLRTLMLVDALDLDLGQAQTLDNNMATYDARKKPLLERMHSAHEQLQKAARGELGPASQVDALVNELSDLESQLHKLDHEMYLDLSKNMTAQQKARFAPLAMHPMPPPHAGQQLPQGAPANAPPPLEAP from the coding sequence ATGAAGACACTCTGTTTGATGCTGACGCTGATCGTTCCCGGCGCCGCGCTCGCGCAGGCCGAGCCTCCGCCGCTCGACGCCAAGGCCGAGAAGCACCTGCGCACCCTGCGGACCCTGATGCTCGTCGATGCGCTCGATCTCGACCTCGGCCAGGCGCAGACGCTCGACAACAACATGGCCACCTACGACGCGCGCAAGAAGCCGCTGCTCGAGAGGATGCACTCGGCGCACGAGCAGCTCCAGAAGGCCGCGCGCGGCGAGCTCGGCCCCGCATCGCAAGTGGACGCGCTGGTGAACGAGCTGAGCGACCTCGAGTCTCAACTCCACAAGCTCGATCACGAGATGTACCTGGACCTCAGCAAGAACATGACCGCACAGCAGAAGGCGCGCTTCGCGCCGCTCGCCATGCACCCCATGCCCCCGCCGCACGCGGGCCAGCAGCTGCCGCAGGGCGCGCCGGCCAACGCGCCGCCGCCGCTCGAGGCGCCCTGA
- the sthA gene encoding Si-specific NAD(P)(+) transhydrogenase, with protein MRYDLVVIGSGPAGEKAAAQAAYWGKRVAVIERSEKPGGASAHTGTLPSKTLRETALYLSGYHARELYGLSLSLDPNTEVHALMARKAAICAAAAQSVKHNLEHHKVDLIQGSARFVDPHTLEVQTANGPQRIEGDYVLIATGSSPLRPHDIDFADNDIYDSDEILSLDRLPRSMIILGGGVIGCEYASMFAALKVQVTLVDARPDLLGFLDSELVTDLKSAMERLGVKFVLGNKWKRVARTGGEIEVELNDGNKLWADKLLFAAGRSGNTSNLGLDAVGLAPDSRGNLAVNGHYQTSVPHIYAAGDVIGFPALASTSMEQGRVAACHAFDIRYKQNLSPLLPFGIYTIPEVSAVGETEQSAAQKGLAFVSGRAHYRNNARGQIAGDLEGKTKLIVSATDRKVLGVHVIGERASELVHIGQAVMLSGGTVDAFIEMVFNFPTLAESYKYAAYSAMTALERRALSGASAA; from the coding sequence ATGCGCTACGACCTCGTGGTGATCGGCTCCGGCCCAGCGGGCGAGAAGGCAGCGGCCCAGGCGGCGTACTGGGGCAAGCGGGTGGCGGTCATCGAGCGCTCGGAGAAGCCCGGCGGCGCCTCGGCCCACACCGGCACGCTGCCCTCGAAGACGCTGCGCGAGACCGCGCTCTACTTGTCGGGCTACCACGCGCGCGAGCTGTACGGGCTCTCGCTCAGCCTGGATCCGAACACCGAGGTTCATGCGCTGATGGCCCGCAAGGCCGCCATCTGCGCGGCCGCAGCGCAGTCGGTGAAGCACAACCTCGAGCACCACAAGGTCGACCTGATCCAGGGCAGCGCGCGCTTCGTGGATCCGCACACGCTGGAAGTGCAGACCGCGAACGGCCCGCAGCGCATCGAAGGCGACTATGTGCTCATCGCCACCGGCTCGTCGCCGCTGCGGCCGCACGACATCGACTTCGCCGACAACGACATCTACGACTCCGACGAGATCCTCTCGCTCGACCGCTTGCCGCGCTCGATGATCATCCTCGGCGGCGGCGTGATCGGCTGCGAGTACGCGTCGATGTTCGCGGCGCTGAAGGTGCAGGTCACCCTCGTCGACGCGCGGCCGGATCTGCTCGGCTTCCTCGACAGCGAGCTGGTCACGGATCTCAAGAGCGCCATGGAGCGCCTGGGCGTGAAGTTCGTGCTCGGCAACAAGTGGAAGCGCGTGGCGCGCACCGGCGGCGAGATCGAGGTCGAGCTCAACGACGGAAACAAGCTCTGGGCCGACAAGCTGCTCTTCGCGGCGGGCCGCAGCGGCAACACCAGCAACCTGGGACTCGACGCCGTCGGACTCGCGCCGGACTCGCGCGGCAACCTCGCGGTGAACGGGCACTACCAGACGAGCGTCCCGCACATCTACGCAGCGGGCGACGTGATCGGCTTTCCCGCGCTCGCGTCCACGAGCATGGAGCAGGGCCGCGTGGCCGCGTGCCACGCCTTCGACATCCGCTACAAGCAGAACCTCTCGCCGCTGCTGCCCTTCGGCATCTACACGATCCCGGAAGTGAGCGCGGTTGGCGAGACGGAGCAGAGCGCGGCGCAGAAGGGCCTCGCGTTCGTGAGCGGGCGCGCGCACTACCGCAACAACGCGCGCGGCCAGATCGCCGGCGATCTCGAGGGCAAGACCAAGCTCATCGTGTCCGCCACGGATCGCAAGGTCCTCGGCGTGCACGTCATCGGCGAGCGCGCCAGCGAGCTGGTGCACATCGGCCAGGCGGTGATGCTCTCCGGCGGTACCGTCGACGCGTTCATCGAGATGGTCTTCAACTTCCCCACGCTCGCCGAGAGCTACAAGTACGCGGCCTACAGCGCCATGACCGCGCTCGAGCGGCGCGCGCTCTCGGGCGCCAGCGCCGCTTAA
- a CDS encoding GNAT family N-acetyltransferase, which produces MPLTFRPITPADDVHVARIIRTVMPTFGADGPGFAIHDWEVDHMTESYARPRSAYFVVVNDAGQVVGGGGVAPLEGGPSDVCELKKMYFLPEARGHGVGEQLLRKCLDVARGLGFTRCYLETLERMTAARKLYERLGFTPTCSMGATGHTSCDRFYVRSLIEPT; this is translated from the coding sequence ATGCCGCTCACGTTCCGGCCGATCACGCCTGCCGACGACGTGCATGTCGCGCGCATCATCCGCACGGTGATGCCCACGTTCGGCGCCGACGGGCCGGGCTTCGCGATCCACGATTGGGAAGTGGATCACATGACCGAGTCATACGCGCGGCCGCGGAGCGCGTACTTCGTGGTCGTGAATGACGCGGGTCAGGTCGTGGGCGGCGGTGGCGTGGCGCCGCTCGAGGGCGGCCCCTCGGACGTCTGCGAGCTGAAGAAGATGTATTTCCTGCCCGAGGCGCGTGGCCACGGCGTCGGCGAGCAGCTCTTGCGCAAGTGCCTCGACGTCGCGCGCGGCCTCGGCTTCACGCGCTGCTACCTCGAGACGCTCGAGCGCATGACCGCAGCGCGCAAGCTCTACGAGCGGCTGGGCTTCACGCCGACGTGTTCGATGGGCGCCACCGGACACACCAGCTGCGACCGCTTCTACGTGCGCAGCTTGATCGAGCCGACGTGA
- a CDS encoding sigma-70 family RNA polymerase sigma factor: MASRYQTDAWRSWESEQLARARKGDMRAWGELYDALAPPLFSQVLLPRLGVRAAAEEALSETFRVALERLRDFDGRVSLFFWLARIAMNQANDVHRERARTGKALAGYANLLGPLQDPPKDPLDQLEHQRELAKLRARIDGVLAAINPRYRQAIELRLLQDRTRQECAAALECTVPTFDVVLLRSLRAFRAEWEKPEQKAIQS, from the coding sequence GTGGCCAGCCGCTACCAGACCGACGCCTGGCGCTCCTGGGAGAGCGAGCAGCTCGCGCGCGCGCGAAAGGGCGACATGCGCGCCTGGGGCGAGCTCTACGACGCGCTCGCGCCGCCGCTCTTTTCGCAGGTGCTGCTGCCACGGCTGGGCGTGCGTGCCGCGGCCGAAGAGGCGCTTTCGGAGACGTTCCGCGTGGCGCTGGAGCGGCTGCGCGACTTCGACGGGCGGGTGAGCCTCTTCTTCTGGCTGGCGAGGATCGCAATGAACCAGGCGAACGACGTGCATCGCGAGCGCGCGCGCACGGGCAAGGCGCTCGCGGGCTACGCGAACCTGCTCGGACCGCTGCAGGATCCGCCGAAGGATCCGCTCGATCAGCTCGAGCACCAGCGCGAGCTCGCGAAGCTGCGCGCGCGGATCGACGGCGTGCTCGCGGCGATCAACCCGCGCTATCGGCAGGCGATCGAGCTTCGCCTGCTTCAGGACCGAACGCGGCAAGAGTGCGCCGCGGCGTTGGAGTGCACGGTGCCGACGTTCGATGTCGTGTTGTTGCGCTCGCTGCGAGCGTTTCGCGCCGAGTGGGAGAAGCCCGAGCAGAAAGCGATTCAGTCATGA
- a CDS encoding PilZ domain-containing protein, giving the protein MSQDKRRGTRHLVCVLAHLEKEASAKKRSALINDVSAVGAHLLTREKLAVGDKVQLQLHLADSKVIDAAAKVVRINERPVEQASLWTMNVGVEFERPIPELADAAVKEAK; this is encoded by the coding sequence ATGTCCCAAGACAAGCGACGCGGCACCCGCCACCTGGTCTGCGTGCTCGCGCATCTCGAGAAGGAGGCGAGCGCCAAGAAGCGCTCGGCGCTCATCAACGACGTCTCCGCCGTCGGCGCGCACCTGCTCACGCGGGAGAAGCTCGCGGTGGGCGACAAGGTTCAGCTGCAGCTCCACCTCGCGGACTCCAAGGTCATCGACGCGGCCGCCAAGGTCGTGCGCATCAACGAGCGGCCGGTGGAGCAGGCGTCGCTGTGGACGATGAACGTGGGCGTGGAGTTCGAGAGGCCGATCCCCGAGCTCGCGGACGCCGCAGTCAAAGAGGCGAAGTAG
- a CDS encoding WYL domain-containing protein encodes MDRTERLLDLVALLLDASEPVPFARIRELFPDYGEGTVEASERKFERDKAELAELGIPLRYVAADDEHPAGYLIDRDAYYLPELGLRAEEWAVLYAAGSAALASKAFPGARDLGHALRKIAFARGQEPVPQFTDQLLLDDTSREDPKLRERLELLWDAVKLRKRVTFDYRGFSQEKTQRELEPYGIALRRGVWIAVGHDHLRKALRTFHVSRMSELAVNPKKPKSPDFEVPASFDLAAHAQEQAWEHAVHEPVEVELALDPSLAPIAVRLFPHGRIQEGGARVRVKARFVDGLVQQVLALGTRVEILGPPQVRARAKELLTALAASLEGAP; translated from the coding sequence ATGGACCGCACCGAGCGACTCCTCGATCTGGTGGCGCTCCTGCTCGACGCCAGCGAGCCCGTGCCCTTCGCGCGCATCCGCGAGCTCTTCCCCGACTACGGCGAAGGCACCGTGGAGGCCAGCGAGCGCAAGTTCGAGCGCGACAAGGCCGAGCTCGCCGAGCTGGGCATCCCGCTCCGCTACGTCGCCGCCGACGACGAGCACCCCGCCGGCTACCTGATCGACCGCGACGCCTACTACCTCCCCGAGCTCGGCCTGCGCGCGGAAGAGTGGGCCGTGCTCTATGCCGCGGGAAGCGCCGCGCTCGCGTCGAAGGCGTTTCCCGGCGCGCGCGACCTCGGCCACGCGCTTCGAAAGATCGCCTTTGCCCGCGGCCAGGAGCCCGTTCCGCAGTTCACGGATCAGCTGCTGCTCGACGACACCTCGCGCGAAGATCCCAAGCTCCGCGAGCGCCTCGAGCTGCTCTGGGACGCGGTGAAGCTGCGCAAGCGCGTGACCTTCGACTACCGCGGCTTCTCGCAGGAGAAGACCCAGCGCGAGCTCGAGCCCTACGGCATCGCGCTGCGGCGCGGCGTGTGGATCGCCGTGGGTCACGACCATTTGCGCAAGGCGCTGCGCACCTTCCACGTCTCGCGCATGAGCGAGCTGGCCGTGAACCCCAAGAAGCCCAAGAGCCCCGACTTCGAGGTGCCCGCGAGCTTCGATCTCGCCGCGCACGCCCAGGAGCAGGCCTGGGAGCACGCAGTTCACGAGCCCGTGGAGGTGGAGCTGGCGCTGGATCCGAGCCTGGCGCCCATCGCCGTGCGGCTCTTTCCCCACGGACGCATTCAAGAAGGTGGCGCGCGCGTGCGGGTGAAGGCTCGCTTCGTGGATGGGCTGGTGCAGCAGGTGCTCGCCCTGGGCACGCGCGTGGAGATCCTCGGGCCGCCGCAGGTGCGCGCCCGCGCCAAGGAGCTGCTCACCGCGCTCGCGGCCAGCCTGGAGGGCGCGCCATGA
- a CDS encoding WYL domain-containing protein — MSDSAERLRRLLFLVPYLSQHKGVQIDELAKAMGLSRAEVLEDLELLPLVGRPPFTPADYIDLTIENDRVSLTLDQRFSRPPRLTAPEAAALAAAAAALDPREGDALSRALEKLEEALPPHARGAYQTLRGRVTAAGDAGLEDLLRPLAESVVRRRELVIEYLSPTSERALRRTVRPWRVFSHRGLWYLFGLDVAKKAERLFRVDRITRLTTTEARFERPKDLPEPGEELLPRSRKQAAAEPPVLRFARRIATLALERFPDEAEKERDGRVTVTLPGATEEWLVSLVLTHAGGVEVLGPDSLRERVREAVARQLALYRDA; from the coding sequence ATGAGCGACTCCGCCGAGCGCCTGCGCCGGCTGCTCTTCCTCGTGCCCTATCTGTCGCAGCACAAGGGCGTGCAGATCGACGAGCTCGCCAAGGCCATGGGTCTCTCGCGCGCCGAGGTGCTCGAGGATCTCGAGCTCCTGCCGCTCGTGGGCCGTCCGCCGTTCACGCCCGCGGACTACATCGACCTCACCATCGAGAACGACCGGGTGTCGCTCACGCTGGATCAGCGCTTCTCGCGTCCGCCGCGGCTGACCGCTCCTGAAGCCGCGGCGCTCGCTGCTGCGGCGGCCGCGCTGGATCCGCGCGAGGGCGATGCGCTGTCGCGCGCGCTGGAGAAGCTCGAGGAGGCGCTGCCGCCCCACGCCCGCGGCGCGTACCAGACGCTGCGCGGACGCGTCACGGCCGCGGGCGACGCCGGTCTGGAGGATCTGTTGCGCCCGCTGGCCGAGAGCGTGGTCCGGCGGCGCGAGCTGGTGATCGAGTACTTGTCGCCGACATCGGAGCGCGCGCTTCGGCGCACGGTGCGGCCCTGGCGCGTCTTCTCGCACCGCGGGCTCTGGTACCTCTTCGGCCTCGACGTGGCCAAGAAGGCCGAGCGCCTCTTCCGCGTGGATCGCATCACCCGGCTGACCACGACCGAGGCGCGCTTCGAGCGCCCGAAGGACCTGCCCGAGCCCGGCGAAGAGCTCCTCCCCCGCTCGCGCAAGCAGGCCGCCGCCGAGCCGCCGGTGCTGCGCTTTGCGCGCCGCATCGCCACGCTCGCGCTGGAGCGCTTCCCCGACGAGGCCGAGAAGGAGCGCGACGGCCGCGTCACCGTCACCTTGCCCGGCGCGACCGAGGAGTGGCTCGTCTCGCTGGTGCTCACCCACGCTGGCGGCGTGGAAGTGCTCGGGCCGGACTCGCTGCGGGAGCGCGTTCGCGAAGCCGTCGCGCGGCAGCTCGCGCTCTATCGCGACGCTTAG